A single window of Neospora caninum Liverpool complete genome, chromosome XII DNA harbors:
- a CDS encoding putative Ribosome associated membrane domain-containing protein, whose amino-acid sequence MAGQNRKYAGKISQFDKNITRRGNVPESRIRSQNSYPVGPLILALFLFVVVGSAILQIIFSAQRGAIW is encoded by the exons ATGGCG GGCCAGAACAGGAAATACGCAGGCAAGATTTCGCAGTTCGACAAGAACATTACCCGCCGTGGCAATGTTCCGGAAAGCCGAATTCGCAGCCAGAATTCGTACCCAGTGGGGCCTCTGATCCTcgccctttttcttttcgtcgttGTGGGATCTGCGATTCTCCAGATCATTTTTTCAGCTCAGAGGGGAGCTATTTGGTAG
- a CDS encoding putative protein phosphatase 2C, translating to MASRRSAVRRLGFLISLCTLLVAFSGCEDIEGTKGNGGDGSASNGQSLASHKKSRGSKKAPGAPEEGSLSHAEQGAGATSGVVNGGRPSVGVGNSAGQDSRTKRHGREKNARKGGKGRRSHEEKGGLKAGAGLDTSAADRAKDARNAGAAKLLAEAGEGASKASRPRAGDKETSSGEETTSSEQSDDGKNARRKSSGRGTGAPRTAGGTAASGPSRDGASREASEKHPAPADQQQVAPVRVNAKGSKPFTEQKAKKMVLVVDWYTKTIAATMNGRRPQDEDAMVVHAPLKNFPDARLKAIFDGHGGYQVSRRCVNVASSYLGSMPNLSEESFRETCLQMDADMRADNLKGGSTGLMITIEKVDDPTAPDGISFNVYAANVGDSRGLIVHQDGTYTIMSKDHKPTAEIERERIQRAGGFLLRRMGVWRALKDRDDLHPNEQKIVAVPDLNVFRALPGDIVLMGCDGIFERPEMNWQFVADLLSVEMEKTGGGLAEVAYRILETAFMLGSRDNVSIMITKLVKRPVKNTEVKRFDYSFTGERVVLRSEVLTHKPTDDKSGRYGTGKDMLVTLF from the exons ATGGCGAGCCGCCGGAGCGCCGTCCGGCGGCTGGGTTTTTTGATTTCCCTTTGCACTCTCTTGGTCGCGTTTAGCGGTTGCGAGGATATTGAGGGAACGAAGGggaacggcggcgacgggTCAGCATCGAACGGCCAGTCGCTCGCGTCTCACAAAAAGAGCCGAGGTTCCAAGAAGGCGCCTGGCGCTCCTGAGGAGGGCAGTCTTTCACATGCGGAGCAGGGAGCTGGTGCGACGAGTGGCGTTGTGAATGGGGGTCGCCCGTCCGTGGGAGTCGGCAATTCGGCAGGTCAAGACAGTCGAACGAAGCGCCACGGTcgtgagaaaaacgcgcgcaAGGGGGGGAAAGGTCGTCGGTCTCACGAGGAGAAGGGCGGGCTGAAGGCAGGCGCCGGGTTAGACACGAGTGCAGCAGACCGGGCAAAAGACGCACGGAATGCAGGTGCGGCAAAGCTCCTAGCGGAAGCGGGTGAAGGGGCCAGCAAGGCCTCGAGGCCacgcgcaggagacaaggaaacgAGTTCCGGGGAGGAAACAACCTCGTCAGAACAGAGCGACGACGGCAAGAATGCCAGGCGCAAGAGTTCAGGACGAGGGACCGGAGCGCCTCGGACTGCCGGGGGAACGGCTGCCAGCGGGCCATCGCGAGACGGCGCATCGAGAGAGGCGTCGGAGAAACATCCGGCCCCAGCTGACCAGCAGCAAGTTGCCCCGGTGCGTGTCAACGCCAAAGGCTCCAAACCCTTCACTGAGCAG aaagcgaagaagatgGTCCTTGTTGTTGATTGGTACACAAAAACCATTGCGGCAACAATGAACGGCCGACGCCCTCAGGATGAAGACGCGATGGTGGTTCACGCCCCCTTGAAGAATTTCCCAGATGCTCGATTAAAGGCGATTTTCGATGGCCACGGAGGCTACCAGGTTTCTCGACGCTGTGTCAATGTGGCTTCCAGTTACCTTG GTTCGATGCCAAACCTGTCTGAAGAGTCTTTCCGTGAAACCTGCCTCCAAATGGATGCAGACATGCGTGCTGACAATTTGAAAGGAGGTTCGACAG GTTTGATGATTACCATTGAGAAGGTGGATGATCCCACTGCTCCAGATGGTATCTCTTTCAACGTATACGCGGCCAATGTCG gagacagtcgaggtCTCATTGTTCACCAGGATGGAACGTACACAATTATGTCGAAGGACCACAAACCGACGGCGGaaatcgagagagagcgaattCAGCGGGCTGGAGGCTTCCTGCTACGCCGTATGGGTGTTTGGCGC GCCCTCAAAGACCGCGATGACCTGCACCCGAATGAGCAGAAGATCGTGGCTGTGCCAGACCTCAACGTGTTCAGAGCTCTGCCCGGCGACATTGTCCTTATGGGCTGTGACG gTATCTTTGAACGACCAGAAATGAATTGGCAATTTGTTGCTGATCTCCTCAGTGTGGAAATGGAGAAGACCGGAGGAGGACTTGCAGAAGTCGCCTACAGAATCTTAGAAACTGCGTTCATGCTCG GAAGCAGGGACAACGTCAGCATAATGATTACCAAGCTGGTGAAAAGGCCTGTAAAGAATACGGAAGTTAAACGCTTCGACTACAGTTTCACAG GCGAACGCGTTGTGTTGCGTAGTGAAGTTCTAACGCATAAGCCCACGGACGATAAAAGCGGTCGCTATGGCACGGGGAAGGACATGCTTGTAACATTGTTCTAA